The following proteins come from a genomic window of Denitromonas sp.:
- the istB gene encoding IS21-like element ISAzo17 family helper ATPase IstB gives MNLQYERIQTLCQTLSLPLTAQGYAAAAQQAATDQLGYSDFLEQLLRAEAAGRHSRKQSMLTRLAGFPAIKTLEDFDYGFASGLKRSQLEELASLAFVERAENVVLVGPSGVGKTHLAIALGYRATQAGIKTRFTTAADLLLTLVLAHERNQLKSMMQRSINAYRLLIVDEIGYLPMTREQANLFFQVIAARYERGSLIVTSNLSFGQWDSTFAQDATLTAALLDRLLHHAHIVPISGESYRLKHQRKAGMVQPLAAAG, from the coding sequence ATGAACCTGCAATACGAACGGATCCAGACGCTGTGTCAGACCTTGAGCCTGCCGCTGACCGCCCAGGGCTATGCCGCAGCGGCGCAGCAGGCAGCCACCGACCAACTGGGCTACAGCGACTTCCTCGAACAATTGCTCCGCGCCGAGGCGGCCGGACGGCACAGCCGTAAGCAGAGCATGCTCACCCGCCTGGCCGGCTTCCCCGCGATCAAGACGCTGGAGGACTTCGATTATGGCTTTGCCAGCGGCCTCAAGCGCAGCCAGCTTGAAGAGTTGGCCAGCCTCGCCTTCGTCGAGCGTGCCGAAAACGTCGTACTGGTGGGCCCCAGCGGCGTGGGCAAGACCCATCTGGCCATCGCGCTGGGCTACCGCGCCACGCAGGCGGGCATCAAGACGCGCTTCACCACCGCCGCCGATCTGCTGCTGACGCTGGTGCTGGCGCACGAGCGCAACCAGCTCAAGAGCATGATGCAGCGCTCGATCAACGCCTACCGGCTGCTGATCGTCGATGAGATCGGCTACCTGCCGATGACGCGCGAGCAGGCCAACCTATTCTTCCAGGTGATTGCGGCGCGCTACGAGCGCGGCAGCCTGATCGTGACCAGCAACCTGTCGTTCGGGCAGTGGGACAGCACCTTCGCCCAGGACGCCACGCTCACGGCGGCGCTGCTTGATCGGCTGCTGCATCACGCGCACATCGTGCCGATCAGCGGCGAGAGCTACCGGCTCAAGCACCAGCGCAAGGCCGGGATGGTACAGCCGCTCGCCGCTGCCGGCTGA